The following coding sequences are from one Paenibacillus sp. FSL R5-0912 window:
- a CDS encoding sensor histidine kinase, with protein MKYNLARTRRFVSVKNKMMFFFLLAILIPVVIMFINSYISSQQMLERKYTDLLADITRQSNIRIEEFLEDTKQISLISSYGINSYISAVSQENYPVQNYLHDSSVPNELQATQLLMNYITMKDRAISIYVYNLNQGSDLYIAPNKPIDYTYHPRNEEWFNDFLRSDDITRDLPTRLDMQTKGDDNWAIYNLRKIFDMENGKLLGLMVVSVDIDFISRLNKRMQAGNRSAFTVVDNSDSIIFNNNYDLIGKPFKSLFPLREDALAADLNRQIVRVSGKDYILIQSPFEVHDWKTYMYMPVEELAVESDILKRNLWTIVVVLLLFALISSMYMSNLITRPIKQLIRNMTLVEQGKFDNLPVVRSNDEIGVMASRFEQMSAELKQLVERIYVEQEQKVEAEIRALQAQISPHFLYNTLNSVKWIATMQQSDTIVEMTEALISMLRYTAKTDNRLVPIREELEHIDHYIVIQKVRYFNRIEFHSEIEPALAEQEIPKLSIQPLVENAIFHGIADQEDGLVSIEVRYAGNSELAITVKDNGAGMSRAAADQLQSRLDGEEVSGGIGIINVHQRIRRGYGGPYGVSFQSSPGQGAVFVIRIPIRSRKEAG; from the coding sequence TTGAAATATAACTTGGCCCGGACCCGCCGCTTTGTGAGTGTGAAGAACAAAATGATGTTCTTTTTTCTGCTGGCCATTCTTATCCCGGTTGTGATCATGTTTATCAACTCCTACATCTCCTCCCAGCAGATGCTGGAGCGCAAATATACGGATCTGCTGGCCGATATTACGAGGCAGTCGAACATCCGAATTGAAGAGTTCCTGGAGGATACGAAGCAGATTTCCCTCATCTCCAGCTATGGGATCAACAGCTATATCTCCGCCGTCTCGCAGGAGAATTATCCTGTTCAGAATTATTTGCACGACAGCTCCGTTCCCAACGAACTGCAAGCTACGCAGCTGCTGATGAATTACATTACGATGAAGGACCGCGCGATCTCCATCTACGTCTATAATTTGAATCAAGGCAGTGACCTATATATCGCTCCTAACAAGCCCATCGACTATACCTATCATCCCAGGAACGAGGAGTGGTTCAACGATTTCCTGCGATCGGACGATATTACGCGTGATTTGCCGACACGGCTGGATATGCAGACCAAGGGAGACGACAACTGGGCCATTTATAATTTGCGCAAAATATTCGATATGGAGAACGGCAAGCTGCTTGGTCTCATGGTCGTGAGCGTGGATATTGATTTCATCAGCCGTCTGAACAAACGGATGCAGGCCGGGAACCGCTCGGCATTTACCGTCGTGGATAACAGCGACAGCATTATATTCAATAATAATTATGATCTGATCGGTAAGCCGTTCAAATCGCTGTTTCCGCTCCGTGAAGATGCGCTGGCTGCCGATTTGAACCGGCAGATTGTCCGCGTATCGGGCAAGGATTATATTCTGATCCAGTCGCCGTTCGAGGTGCATGATTGGAAGACGTATATGTATATGCCGGTGGAGGAGCTGGCTGTCGAGAGCGATATTCTTAAGCGGAACCTGTGGACGATCGTCGTTGTGCTACTGTTGTTCGCCCTGATAAGTTCTATGTATATGTCGAATCTGATTACCCGGCCGATCAAGCAGCTAATCCGCAATATGACGCTTGTGGAGCAGGGCAAATTCGACAATCTGCCTGTGGTCCGGTCCAATGACGAGATTGGGGTGATGGCCAGCCGCTTCGAGCAAATGTCAGCCGAATTGAAGCAGCTGGTGGAACGGATCTATGTGGAACAGGAGCAGAAGGTTGAAGCGGAGATCCGGGCTTTGCAGGCGCAGATCAGCCCCCATTTCCTCTACAATACCTTGAATTCGGTCAAATGGATTGCCACCATGCAGCAGTCGGACACCATTGTTGAGATGACAGAGGCGCTGATCTCCATGCTCCGCTATACCGCCAAGACGGATAACCGGCTGGTTCCTATCCGTGAAGAGCTTGAACACATTGATCATTATATCGTGATCCAGAAGGTGCGCTATTTCAACCGGATCGAATTCCACAGTGAGATCGAGCCGGCGCTTGCGGAGCAGGAGATTCCCAAGCTCAGTATTCAGCCGCTGGTAGAGAATGCGATCTTTCACGGGATTGCCGACCAGGAGGACGGTCTGGTATCCATCGAAGTCAGGTATGCAGGGAATTCCGAGCTTGCCATTACGGTAAAAGACAACGGCGCGGGGATGAGCCGGGCGGCGGCAGACCAGCTCCAATCCAGGCTTGACGGCGAAGAAGTCAGCGGCGGCATCGGTATTATCAATGTACATCAGCGTATCCGCCGCGGATATGGCGGGCCTTACGGGGTATCGTTTCAGAGCAGTCCGGGGCAAGGCGCAGTATTCGTGATCAGAATTCCTATAAGGAGCAGGAAGGAGGCAGGATGA
- a CDS encoding response regulator — protein MNMLGVLIVDDELLMRIGLKSIIQWEEEGFTILGEAANGREALELAGTHKPDLIITDIKMPVMDGLELIREARRMDLGGQFVILSCLEEFHYAQEALRLGAADYLIKSDMKPSQLQQVLDRVRKRASRHSRAGSDEMPPGSYKESIGYLKETLFKEMISGFKTAGDVLANRESLRIRLTDEPMVLMKLRINHFEQQRRKYVEQDEKLLRYSVANILEEILPRKRAKEIIVMNSAEYVLLLDLGPEGRIVRAEIERAAAKIQAAMKDFLKLTLSIGVSGPAPGFGGLKRAYQEADMALDELFFASGSGLSFYDKARSRQRSGDRVFIDRSAMRKFRQDTESGSEGAIDFLNSLKDTMLLEGCTKQAARSTYIRLLGAILSCFPALPEPNEAGLTVYESILHEESLEGLHRTVAGYLEQCRTQMSAGESSRSYAEQASELIMQLYAEDISLQSVADRINVNASYLSRVFKQETGENFVSFLTRLRMEKARHMLKDKNVKVYEVAESVGYPNTAYFSKLFKKLSGMSPEEYRG, from the coding sequence ATGAATATGCTGGGTGTTCTTATCGTGGATGATGAATTGCTGATGCGCATCGGCCTGAAGTCCATCATTCAATGGGAAGAGGAAGGCTTTACGATTCTCGGTGAAGCGGCGAATGGACGGGAGGCGCTGGAGCTGGCCGGGACGCACAAGCCCGACCTGATTATTACAGACATCAAGATGCCTGTGATGGACGGTCTTGAGCTGATTCGGGAGGCCCGGCGGATGGATCTGGGCGGACAGTTCGTGATCCTAAGCTGCCTGGAGGAATTCCATTATGCGCAGGAGGCACTGCGGCTTGGAGCGGCAGATTATCTGATCAAAAGCGACATGAAGCCCTCGCAGCTTCAGCAGGTGCTGGATAGGGTCAGGAAGCGGGCGTCCCGCCACTCCCGTGCAGGCTCGGATGAAATGCCCCCAGGCTCCTACAAGGAGAGTATCGGGTATTTGAAGGAGACGCTTTTCAAGGAGATGATCAGCGGCTTCAAGACCGCCGGAGATGTGCTCGCTAACCGCGAATCCCTGCGTATCCGCCTGACGGATGAGCCTATGGTGCTCATGAAGCTGCGGATTAACCATTTCGAACAGCAGAGACGCAAGTATGTGGAGCAGGATGAGAAGCTGCTGCGCTATTCTGTCGCCAATATTCTCGAAGAGATTCTTCCGCGCAAGCGGGCGAAGGAGATCATTGTGATGAACTCCGCGGAATATGTGCTGCTGCTGGACCTCGGGCCTGAGGGGAGGATTGTCCGCGCGGAGATCGAACGCGCAGCCGCCAAGATTCAGGCGGCCATGAAGGATTTTCTGAAGCTGACGCTGTCCATCGGCGTCAGCGGCCCGGCGCCTGGCTTTGGCGGCCTGAAGCGGGCATATCAGGAGGCAGATATGGCGCTTGACGAGCTGTTCTTCGCGAGCGGGAGCGGCCTGTCCTTCTATGATAAAGCCCGGAGCCGCCAGAGAAGCGGGGATCGTGTGTTCATCGACAGGTCGGCCATGCGAAAGTTCAGGCAGGATACCGAGAGTGGAAGCGAAGGGGCGATTGACTTCCTGAACAGCCTGAAGGATACCATGCTGCTGGAGGGCTGTACGAAGCAGGCGGCGCGTTCGACCTATATCCGGTTGCTTGGGGCGATTCTGTCCTGCTTCCCGGCGCTTCCCGAGCCGAACGAAGCAGGGCTTACGGTGTACGAGAGCATTCTCCATGAAGAGAGCCTGGAGGGTCTGCACCGGACCGTTGCCGGTTATCTGGAGCAGTGCAGGACGCAGATGTCGGCAGGCGAATCCTCCCGGAGTTATGCGGAGCAGGCGAGTGAACTCATCATGCAGCTGTATGCGGAGGATATCTCCCTGCAATCCGTGGCGGACCGGATTAACGTGAACGCCTCCTATCTAAGCCGGGTATTCAAGCAGGAGACGGGAGAGAATTTCGTCAGCTTCCTGACCCGGCTGCGCATGGAGAAGGCGAGGCACATGCTCAAGGACAAGAACGTGAAAGTATATGAGGTAGCAGAGAGTGTAGGGTATCCGAATACAGCATATTTCAGCAAGCTGTTTAAGAAGCTGAGCGGGATGAGTCCCGAGGAATACCGGGGCTAG
- a CDS encoding carbohydrate ABC transporter permease, with translation MNHTVKRKIGAKTWNEWSWGWFLIAPTMIGLIVLNFIPIIQTAYLSFFKSGDFGRGNIYIGWENYRKLIHDPQVWHAVGNTLFYTLLVVPASIAIAMLVAVLLNGKLAGRSLYRTIYFIPMVAAPAAVTMVWRWMYNQHYGLINYGLSKLGLPAVNWTTDPRVAMLSIAVIGIWSVIGYNMVLLLAGLQEIPKDFYEASDIDGASRVRQFFVITLPLVSPTLFFVVVTTIIQAMQVFDVIYMMIDVSNPAYDHTVSLVYLFYNNSFKYSNKGYGSAVVMVLLALIMIITFFQMRAQKKWVNYM, from the coding sequence ATGAATCATACCGTCAAGAGGAAAATCGGAGCCAAAACCTGGAATGAATGGTCCTGGGGCTGGTTCCTGATCGCACCAACGATGATCGGCCTAATCGTCCTCAACTTCATTCCGATTATACAGACCGCTTACCTTAGCTTCTTCAAGAGCGGGGATTTCGGCAGAGGCAATATCTACATCGGATGGGAGAATTACCGCAAGCTGATTCATGATCCACAGGTATGGCACGCTGTCGGCAATACATTGTTCTACACATTGCTGGTCGTACCTGCCAGTATTGCCATTGCCATGCTGGTAGCCGTCCTGCTGAACGGCAAGCTCGCGGGCCGCTCGCTGTACCGCACGATCTATTTCATTCCGATGGTCGCCGCCCCTGCGGCAGTGACTATGGTATGGCGCTGGATGTACAACCAGCACTACGGCCTCATTAATTACGGGCTATCCAAGCTGGGTCTTCCGGCCGTCAACTGGACGACGGACCCCCGGGTAGCCATGCTGTCCATCGCGGTGATCGGCATCTGGAGTGTCATCGGCTATAATATGGTGCTGCTGCTCGCCGGTCTTCAGGAGATTCCGAAGGACTTCTACGAAGCCTCGGATATCGACGGAGCCAGCCGGGTGCGCCAATTCTTCGTGATTACCCTGCCGCTTGTATCGCCCACCCTGTTCTTTGTGGTGGTGACCACGATTATTCAGGCCATGCAGGTGTTCGATGTCATCTATATGATGATTGATGTGAGCAACCCGGCCTATGACCATACAGTATCGCTTGTGTATCTCTTCTATAATAACTCATTCAAGTACTCAAATAAGGGCTATGGCTCAGCGGTTGTAATGGTGTTGCTCGCGTTAATCATGATCATCACCTTCTTCCAGATGCGGGCGCAAAAAAAATGGGTCAACTACATGTAG
- a CDS encoding S-layer homology domain-containing protein encodes MRLHLKRSLISMLVFLTILPSTLASASTDQLSDPLPVPESAPEQILLEQQQFQQDQVQQKEVNAEAAPLYQWSFHPGQVVDRVSVVNSVYPAAGAERAELKGVASIVYDDQRGEVLSLPGGGNGTGWLKLPDQLYSGIEDELSIAFWANIDSSSGAYSRLLSSTIAEKGLTNAGVNGWQDSEFIVIAGDGTFSNRIYTGTNPNEIASYKGDIVWNRNPARGKWQQVVITMTSSGAYEVYQDGVPVGTKGLDLGKSSPDATMTSVLEHFFSRGYLDALTFNDFGRSLYTSDGDIKGKFDDLRIYNVQLNANQVSALYAETKHEENTSAKPAIISVDLADRSLGPVFHGSSGALYAISEPNVPDINTLIPIKPSHISQKPPNGIQHPTGDALRVSDYFFEAGGEAVNIVMQDYYQHWYYPSRTANEYIQEAVIPITTAVKAYKEQWAAANPGKDPDARFIYIPFNEPEQNNTRYPQLLSDNQTGKNSRAVFNSDWLAVTKKIKEIDPGAVISGVNLTQYGAKVFEDFIPYCVENDCLPDIISWHMLWDKAFNQAPSNVATFRTVEERSVQRYKELYPDRTVPFPIKVDINEYAATSEIAVGGSLIHYIARYDELKMNSMLPYWNTANSYGSLLAGQNEPNGAWWLYKWYADMMGGDMAKIEVINARHENDAFGPGLYGLSSIQDNKKQASIAFGGTQGDSQIVFNNVTGNGNSPSFLTDAEAVHITVWHAGYTGLTGFLVEPTQILDRDYSVKNGSVTLDVNLNDYTSAYYAVITPAVDHAPKETFYKRFEAENAEVRTNVTLTDHYPRKSTGRSASNGQYVQGIKAAESLVKWTDVTVPADGSYRLDLIGGSGATSPLRNQSNTGDANQRINSEWFIQIDDHPATKVVLRADYNMQLLGSNTIFADLTQGTHSIGISKYNPDTGEAGQGESTLDAMEVTYSGMPGAQANYRVQAEFADYDPALGLSRESSLEGFEGAGYVTGYGSSQDANTRFVVSVLEDGMYDLQIRYSASGAGSLQIQHDRKPLVDLPVTNTSGQWQTATVPTFLRTGINLVDVRSSAALSLDYINAAFVSQTSVYSVEAEAATVVGTPAGSELPLVREDAFAKYASGGKYVNGITSYDGAERYLELKDITVSKAGTYKLVVTYANGESAGTHAYNNDVVERYTQVSVNGGEPQTVFFKNTISWQQFATQTLDVELKAGTNSIRFSNNNTYDGGSNPYGGTGAQGFTPYTAVPRQYAPAFDRFDIYPRHTLVTDGGGETGGGDTGGGDTGGGDTGGGDTGGGDTGGGDTGGGDTGGGDTGGGDTGGGDTGGGDTGGGDTGGGDTGGGDTGGGDTGGGNHGGGNNSGTNAGSGNGGGTTVGSVNPVQPEAPSGSGHVTVEAEVTGATATATLDAQKVKAAEQLTVSSPLGTFHFPVKAVDTAAWGQQLGTEDWKLKVSMMVLPEQRQQEIVQAVLAAKGKLISPAIEYTVTVEANGRTVVIPGFKGSYSRGTLQLDAPADSRNTTVVRIEKDRSFTFVPAVISGTGVTFYSPSNGTFAVISSNKTFEDIKGHWAQASVEKLASKYILTGLTDSQFAPNATTTRAEFAAMMVRALGYSSSGSADVSFKDIPSGVWYTGSVGTAAELGLVRGGTDNNFRPNDIITRQEMTVILVKAMALAGSPLPASELQPAAFKDADKIAGWAQQDIDKAVQVGLITGTPAGLFQPGQSATRAEAATVILRLLVQAKVMN; translated from the coding sequence TTGAGGCTGCATCTTAAACGTTCACTGATATCCATGCTGGTATTCCTGACTATTCTGCCATCTACATTAGCAAGCGCTTCCACGGATCAGTTGTCTGATCCGCTGCCGGTCCCGGAGTCTGCTCCTGAGCAAATACTGCTGGAGCAGCAACAGTTCCAGCAGGATCAAGTGCAACAGAAGGAAGTCAACGCTGAGGCGGCTCCGCTGTACCAATGGAGCTTCCACCCCGGACAGGTGGTCGACCGTGTCTCGGTGGTGAATAGCGTCTATCCTGCTGCAGGTGCTGAACGCGCCGAGCTTAAAGGGGTAGCGTCGATTGTATACGACGACCAGCGCGGAGAGGTCCTCTCCTTACCCGGCGGCGGGAACGGCACCGGCTGGCTGAAGCTGCCGGATCAGCTCTACAGCGGAATCGAGGATGAGCTGTCCATCGCCTTCTGGGCAAATATTGACTCATCCTCAGGCGCCTATTCACGCCTGCTGTCCTCGACCATTGCCGAGAAGGGGCTGACAAACGCCGGAGTAAACGGTTGGCAGGATTCAGAATTCATTGTCATTGCCGGGGATGGTACGTTCAGCAACCGTATATATACCGGGACGAATCCGAATGAAATTGCCAGCTACAAAGGCGATATCGTCTGGAACCGCAATCCCGCTAGAGGCAAATGGCAGCAAGTCGTCATTACGATGACAAGCAGCGGGGCCTACGAGGTATACCAGGACGGTGTTCCCGTGGGCACCAAAGGTCTGGATCTGGGTAAAAGCTCTCCGGATGCAACAATGACCTCAGTTCTGGAGCATTTCTTCTCGCGCGGCTATCTGGACGCCCTGACATTCAATGATTTCGGCAGATCGCTTTACACCTCGGATGGAGATATCAAGGGTAAATTTGACGATCTGCGGATTTACAATGTCCAGTTAAATGCCAATCAGGTAAGCGCACTCTATGCAGAGACGAAGCATGAAGAGAACACTTCAGCCAAGCCGGCCATAATCTCGGTCGATCTGGCAGACCGTTCGCTCGGACCTGTATTCCATGGCTCTTCCGGCGCACTGTATGCGATCAGCGAGCCTAATGTGCCGGATATCAACACGCTGATTCCGATCAAGCCCTCGCATATCTCCCAGAAGCCGCCGAACGGTATCCAGCATCCAACCGGAGACGCGCTCCGGGTGTCGGACTATTTCTTCGAGGCCGGCGGGGAAGCTGTAAACATCGTTATGCAGGATTATTATCAGCATTGGTACTATCCGTCCAGAACGGCGAATGAATATATTCAGGAAGCCGTCATTCCGATTACAACGGCAGTCAAAGCCTATAAAGAGCAATGGGCGGCGGCGAATCCGGGCAAGGACCCCGATGCAAGATTCATCTATATCCCGTTCAATGAGCCTGAGCAGAACAATACCCGTTATCCCCAGCTCCTGTCAGACAACCAGACGGGCAAGAATTCAAGAGCCGTATTCAACAGCGACTGGCTGGCAGTAACGAAGAAGATCAAAGAGATTGACCCCGGCGCCGTCATTTCCGGAGTGAATTTGACCCAGTACGGAGCCAAGGTATTCGAGGATTTCATTCCCTACTGCGTAGAGAATGACTGTCTGCCGGACATTATCAGCTGGCATATGCTGTGGGACAAAGCCTTCAACCAGGCTCCCTCGAATGTGGCCACCTTCCGGACGGTGGAAGAGAGGTCCGTGCAGCGCTATAAAGAGCTGTATCCGGACCGGACGGTGCCCTTCCCGATCAAGGTGGACATCAATGAGTATGCCGCTACCTCGGAGATTGCCGTAGGCGGCTCGCTTATTCATTACATTGCACGTTATGATGAGCTGAAAATGAACAGTATGCTGCCGTATTGGAACACGGCCAACTCCTACGGGTCCCTGCTCGCCGGGCAGAATGAGCCTAACGGGGCATGGTGGCTCTACAAATGGTATGCCGACATGATGGGCGGCGACATGGCCAAGATCGAGGTCATCAATGCCAGACATGAGAATGACGCCTTCGGCCCCGGCTTGTACGGGCTAAGCTCCATTCAGGACAACAAGAAGCAGGCCAGTATCGCGTTCGGAGGCACACAGGGAGATAGCCAGATCGTGTTCAACAATGTGACCGGCAATGGGAACAGCCCCTCCTTCCTCACAGACGCAGAAGCCGTTCATATCACCGTATGGCACGCTGGATATACGGGCTTAACCGGATTCCTCGTTGAGCCTACCCAGATTCTTGACCGTGATTATTCCGTCAAGAACGGCTCGGTCACACTGGATGTCAACCTGAACGATTACACCTCGGCGTATTATGCAGTCATTACTCCGGCTGTCGATCATGCCCCGAAGGAGACTTTCTATAAGCGCTTCGAGGCTGAGAATGCAGAGGTGCGGACCAATGTGACCCTGACGGATCACTATCCGCGCAAGAGCACCGGACGCTCTGCCTCGAACGGCCAGTACGTCCAAGGCATCAAGGCTGCGGAAAGCCTGGTGAAATGGACAGATGTTACGGTTCCGGCGGATGGGAGCTACCGGCTGGATCTGATTGGAGGCAGCGGCGCAACCTCCCCCCTGCGCAATCAATCCAATACCGGAGATGCGAATCAGCGGATCAATTCCGAATGGTTCATCCAAATTGATGATCACCCGGCAACGAAGGTGGTTCTGCGTGCAGATTACAACATGCAGCTGCTGGGAAGCAATACGATCTTTGCCGATCTGACGCAAGGGACGCATTCCATCGGCATCAGCAAGTACAACCCGGATACGGGAGAAGCAGGCCAGGGCGAATCCACCCTTGACGCGATGGAAGTAACTTATAGCGGTATGCCGGGCGCACAAGCGAATTACCGTGTACAGGCAGAATTTGCCGACTATGATCCTGCGCTGGGGTTGTCGAGAGAGAGCAGCCTGGAAGGCTTCGAGGGTGCCGGATATGTGACCGGTTACGGCAGCAGCCAGGACGCCAACACCCGTTTTGTTGTAAGTGTACTGGAGGACGGCATGTATGATCTGCAGATCCGCTATTCAGCATCGGGTGCGGGCAGCCTGCAAATCCAACATGACCGCAAGCCGCTAGTAGATCTGCCTGTTACCAATACCAGCGGACAATGGCAGACCGCTACAGTACCTACCTTCTTACGCACAGGCATTAACCTGGTTGATGTGCGTTCCAGCGCTGCGCTTAGCCTGGATTATATTAACGCAGCCTTCGTCAGCCAGACTTCTGTATATTCCGTTGAGGCAGAGGCGGCAACGGTCGTAGGTACTCCGGCCGGCTCCGAGCTGCCGCTGGTTCGGGAGGATGCCTTTGCCAAATACGCCTCAGGCGGCAAATATGTGAATGGCATTACCTCCTACGACGGAGCAGAGCGGTATCTGGAGCTGAAGGACATCACAGTGTCCAAAGCAGGTACCTATAAGCTCGTCGTAACCTACGCGAACGGCGAAAGCGCCGGGACGCATGCCTACAACAACGACGTTGTTGAACGGTATACACAGGTCAGCGTCAATGGCGGCGAGCCGCAGACCGTCTTTTTCAAGAACACCATCTCATGGCAGCAGTTCGCCACACAGACCTTGGATGTTGAACTGAAAGCAGGCACTAACAGCATCCGCTTCTCCAATAATAATACGTATGACGGGGGCTCCAACCCTTATGGAGGAACCGGCGCGCAAGGCTTCACTCCTTACACAGCGGTCCCGCGCCAATACGCGCCTGCGTTCGACCGGTTCGATATTTACCCGCGGCATACGCTTGTGACTGACGGCGGTGGTGAAACTGGCGGCGGCGATACTGGCGGCGGTGATACTGGCGGCGGCGATACTGGCGGCGGTGATACTGGCGGCGGCGATACTGGTGGCGGCGATACTGGCGGCGGCGATACTGGCGGCGGCGATACTGGCGGCGGTGATACTGGCGGCGGCGATACTGGCGGCGGTGATACTGGTGGCGGTGATACTGGCGGCGGCGATACTGGCGGCGGTGATACTGGTGGCGGCGATACTGGCGGCGGTAACCACGGCGGCGGTAACAATAGCGGTACGAACGCCGGCAGCGGCAACGGGGGCGGCACTACCGTTGGCTCGGTCAATCCTGTGCAGCCGGAAGCACCAAGCGGCAGCGGCCATGTGACCGTCGAAGCAGAGGTTACAGGAGCTACTGCCACAGCCACATTGGATGCCCAGAAGGTAAAAGCGGCGGAACAGCTCACCGTCTCGTCTCCGCTCGGCACCTTCCACTTCCCTGTAAAAGCGGTAGATACCGCTGCTTGGGGACAGCAATTGGGAACCGAAGACTGGAAGCTCAAGGTCAGTATGATGGTCTTGCCGGAACAACGGCAGCAAGAGATCGTTCAGGCTGTTCTGGCAGCCAAGGGCAAATTAATCAGCCCTGCCATTGAGTACACGGTAACGGTTGAAGCCAATGGACGTACGGTGGTGATCCCGGGGTTTAAGGGCAGCTATTCCCGTGGCACCTTGCAGCTCGATGCTCCGGCGGACAGCCGTAATACAACCGTGGTGCGAATTGAGAAGGACAGAAGCTTCACCTTCGTTCCGGCTGTCATCAGCGGCACCGGTGTAACCTTCTACAGTCCGAGCAACGGCACGTTTGCGGTGATTTCAAGTAACAAGACATTCGAGGATATCAAGGGGCACTGGGCACAGGCATCCGTCGAAAAGCTGGCCTCAAAGTACATCCTCACCGGCTTAACGGATAGCCAATTCGCACCAAACGCTACCACAACCCGCGCGGAATTCGCAGCGATGATGGTTCGTGCACTGGGCTACTCCTCCTCCGGTTCGGCAGACGTTTCGTTCAAGGATATCCCCTCCGGTGTGTGGTACACCGGAAGCGTCGGAACAGCCGCTGAGTTGGGTCTGGTGCGGGGCGGAACGGACAATAATTTCCGGCCGAACGATATCATTACCCGCCAGGAGATGACCGTTATTCTGGTTAAGGCGATGGCCCTTGCAGGCTCGCCGCTCCCAGCTTCAGAGCTTCAGCCTGCAGCCTTCAAGGATGCAGACAAGATTGCGGGCTGGGCGCAGCAGGATATAGACAAGGCGGTTCAGGTTGGCCTGATCACCGGAACACCGGCCGGTCTGTTCCAACCGGGGCAATCCGCTACCCGTGCGGAAGCGGCAACCGTCATCCTCCGCT
- a CDS encoding ABC transporter substrate-binding protein, which produces MKKKSLATALSILLTAVTLTACGNGNGNGNGNSNTAASPSAAATDAAAATQAAGGEKVELTYAIWDSNQEKGIRTIADEFESQNPDIKVNIEVTGWSDYWTMLEAGATGGSLPDVFWMHSNEIYRYANNGMLLDLTERISKSEDVKLENYPEGLNQIYNLGGKQYAVPKDFDTIGLWYNKTLFDQAGVKYPDESWTWDDLHSAAKALTKDGVYGFLAPMHNQEGYYNFVYQNGGTIITADKKSGYDDPKTIEALDYYVSFVRDGLSPEVYGDAERADLLKNGKAAMGLFGSWNLSGFTENEFMAKNFDVAVLPRKAAQASIYNGLGNAVDAKTKHPEEAWKFVEYLSSKTGQERQAELGVAISAYTGAADKWVDSNKTFNIKAFVDMVSYGVIRPYSNTTAVWEDKAYEALKPAFSGKVSVEEAARNAAKVMNDSLAEEK; this is translated from the coding sequence GTGAAGAAAAAAAGCTTAGCGACCGCGTTGTCTATCTTACTTACGGCGGTCACCTTGACGGCTTGCGGCAATGGTAATGGCAACGGTAATGGCAACAGCAATACAGCGGCTTCACCATCGGCAGCGGCAACGGATGCCGCAGCAGCCACCCAGGCAGCAGGCGGCGAGAAGGTCGAGCTGACCTATGCGATCTGGGATTCCAACCAGGAGAAGGGAATCCGGACCATTGCCGATGAATTCGAGAGCCAGAACCCGGACATCAAGGTCAATATTGAGGTGACCGGCTGGTCCGATTATTGGACGATGCTGGAAGCGGGAGCCACCGGCGGCTCGCTGCCGGATGTATTCTGGATGCATTCCAATGAGATCTACCGCTATGCGAACAACGGCATGCTGCTTGATCTGACAGAACGCATCAGTAAGAGCGAAGACGTCAAGCTGGAGAATTACCCGGAAGGCCTGAACCAGATCTATAATCTGGGGGGCAAGCAATATGCGGTTCCGAAGGATTTCGATACCATCGGGCTGTGGTACAACAAGACGCTGTTTGACCAGGCGGGCGTGAAATACCCGGATGAGAGCTGGACATGGGATGATCTTCACAGCGCCGCGAAAGCGCTCACGAAGGACGGGGTATACGGCTTCCTCGCACCGATGCACAACCAGGAGGGGTATTATAACTTCGTCTATCAGAACGGCGGCACCATTATTACAGCGGACAAGAAGTCAGGCTATGACGATCCCAAGACGATCGAAGCCCTTGATTACTATGTAAGCTTCGTACGTGACGGACTATCCCCAGAGGTGTACGGGGATGCCGAGCGTGCCGATCTGCTGAAGAACGGCAAGGCGGCGATGGGCCTCTTCGGCTCATGGAACCTGAGCGGCTTCACCGAGAACGAGTTCATGGCGAAGAATTTCGATGTCGCCGTGCTGCCCCGCAAGGCTGCGCAGGCCTCCATCTATAACGGCCTCGGCAATGCGGTTGATGCCAAGACGAAGCATCCCGAGGAAGCATGGAAGTTCGTGGAATACTTAAGCTCCAAGACAGGCCAGGAGCGCCAGGCGGAGCTGGGCGTTGCCATCTCGGCGTACACGGGTGCGGCTGATAAGTGGGTTGATTCCAACAAGACCTTCAATATCAAGGCATTCGTTGACATGGTCAGCTATGGGGTAATCCGACCGTATTCCAATACAACGGCTGTCTGGGAAGACAAGGCTTATGAAGCGCTGAAGCCGGCGTTCTCCGGCAAAGTGTCTGTAGAGGAAGCAGCCCGCAATGCAGCTAAGGTCATGAATGACAGTCTGGCGGAAGAGAAATAA